In Candidatus Bathyarchaeota archaeon, one DNA window encodes the following:
- a CDS encoding 4Fe-4S binding protein, which yields MGFRKTPLVQLIIVAAIAICILSPTIAITNSCYGPSIISSIDKTEILLYENVTVTGKICPPEENKTIRVSFTRPDLSYISVYVLTDPETGNFTATTELDMAGFWNVFPINGVINDRLFVTVIDPDNPNPTEPPAHIPLKYTANISLLSLTAISLGVGTAVFLYGRKKKSINISSFRLFFQIGIVFLIFFGMFIDHQYLSLPDGEISVHENLLGENVLGVGMPDGLPLPFFGCYYPCGRVGTCALWELQTYIYPFFDAGAGWGVSYNTPGLIRLGVVFGIIILAAVLLGRFWCGWVCPFGLYMDLMTRLRKVLKVKHRQFSDKFNKHFHQLGYVILALIIIICIIFGSQAIAGVQLVDGTEKTGFVWTYFSAPFCQVCPMKPLCIMGDVAVGLMRPNWATMSTTGDFLHLGYYLTSINLTILVIVTVAAFFFRRSWCQICPLGALIALFNRFPPFKWISGVRIEKTKEKCNSCGICKRVCPTQVKEVYEAKEGDIMTSQCIGCLRCVEMCPQDECLKFKFAGKTVLKSRNWLNSSGKSKVKS from the coding sequence ATGGGCTTTAGGAAAACACCCCTTGTCCAGTTAATTATTGTAGCAGCTATTGCAATTTGTATTCTAAGCCCCACTATTGCTATAACTAACTCCTGCTATGGACCCTCAATAATCTCCAGCATAGACAAAACCGAAATCCTGCTCTATGAAAACGTGACAGTAACAGGTAAAATTTGCCCTCCCGAAGAAAACAAAACCATACGCGTCTCCTTCACAAGACCCGACCTAAGCTACATCAGCGTATATGTTTTAACTGACCCTGAAACTGGAAACTTTACAGCGACAACAGAACTTGACATGGCTGGGTTCTGGAACGTTTTCCCCATAAACGGCGTGATTAACGACCGCCTATTTGTCACCGTAATCGACCCCGACAATCCTAATCCTACTGAGCCACCAGCCCACATTCCCCTAAAATACACTGCCAACATATCCCTATTGTCCTTAACCGCTATCTCCTTAGGTGTAGGTACTGCGGTTTTCTTGTATGGTCGAAAAAAGAAATCCATCAACATCAGCTCATTTAGGCTATTTTTCCAAATTGGCATTGTTTTTCTTATTTTCTTTGGCATGTTCATTGACCATCAGTACCTATCTTTGCCCGATGGCGAAATCTCTGTTCATGAAAACCTGCTCGGCGAAAACGTGCTAGGCGTAGGCATGCCAGATGGATTGCCGCTGCCGTTTTTTGGCTGCTATTACCCCTGCGGAAGAGTCGGCACCTGCGCTTTATGGGAACTTCAAACATACATTTACCCCTTCTTTGATGCTGGTGCTGGCTGGGGCGTAAGCTACAACACCCCTGGGCTGATTCGTTTAGGCGTGGTTTTTGGTATAATAATTCTTGCCGCGGTGCTGCTGGGTAGGTTCTGGTGTGGCTGGGTCTGCCCGTTTGGATTATACATGGATTTAATGACGCGATTAAGAAAAGTCCTCAAGGTGAAACATCGGCAGTTCTCCGACAAATTCAACAAGCACTTCCACCAGTTAGGATATGTTATACTTGCCTTAATCATTATAATCTGCATTATTTTTGGTTCTCAAGCCATCGCAGGCGTGCAACTGGTGGATGGAACCGAAAAAACTGGGTTCGTGTGGACGTATTTCTCAGCGCCTTTCTGCCAAGTTTGCCCCATGAAACCCCTCTGCATCATGGGCGATGTAGCGGTTGGTTTGATGCGACCTAACTGGGCTACCATGAGCACAACAGGAGACTTCCTCCATCTGGGCTACTACCTAACCTCAATTAATCTGACAATTCTGGTAATCGTTACGGTTGCGGCATTCTTTTTCAGGCGGTCATGGTGCCAAATCTGCCCGCTCGGTGCATTAATCGCGTTGTTTAACCGTTTTCCGCCTTTCAAATGGATTTCAGGTGTCCGAATAGAAAAAACCAAAGAAAAATGCAACAGTTGCGGCATCTGCAAACGCGTCTGCCCCACACAAGTTAAAGAGGTTTACGAGGCAAAAGAGGGCGATATTATGACGTCCCAGTGTATCGGGTGCTTGCGTTGTGTGGAGATGTGCCCGCAGGATGAATGCCTCAAATTCAAGTTCGCGGGGAAAACGGTTCTTAAATCCCGCAACTGGCTAAACAGTTCTGGAAAATCAAAGGTGAAATCATGA
- a CDS encoding right-handed parallel beta-helix repeat-containing protein, with protein MKKKTLTHIVVLIALIASSLIITSPASAVAPTNTTTITINADGTVSPSDVPIQRNGDTYTLTGDLNSQIRIMKGGITFDGAGYTLRGPYNGTPTWVVGEGPDQLPEGQLAQFSIGVDLGGYAVKDVTIKNLVVENFSVGMYIWTTNNLVTENCFSENQIAILLSGDFNNLTRNYISKSDEAGLFLGINSPGEIPPNFTLSQNTFDHNRLQFAACICDSYNESEPIHVWDDGQVGNYWSDYTGVDANGDGIGDTPYIIDEKNQDRYPLMLPAVELPIEEAPFPVTLVAAVLAVIVLVAVGLVVFWKRKR; from the coding sequence ATGAAGAAAAAAACTCTTACCCACATAGTTGTCTTGATTGCTTTGATAGCCTCCTCCCTTATTATTACCTCACCCGCATCAGCAGTGGCTCCAACTAACACTACAACCATTACCATCAACGCAGACGGCACAGTATCACCCTCAGATGTGCCCATCCAACGCAATGGTGACACATACACTTTAACAGGTGACCTAAACAGCCAAATCCGAATCATGAAAGGCGGCATCACCTTTGACGGAGCAGGCTACACGCTTCGTGGACCCTACAATGGAACGCCCACGTGGGTTGTAGGTGAGGGACCTGACCAGTTACCTGAAGGACAACTTGCCCAATTCAGTATCGGCGTGGATTTAGGTGGCTATGCCGTGAAAGACGTTACTATCAAGAATTTGGTAGTTGAAAATTTCAGTGTAGGCATGTACATTTGGACTACAAACAATCTTGTAACTGAGAATTGTTTTTCAGAAAACCAAATTGCAATTTTGCTTTCTGGCGACTTTAATAATTTAACCCGCAATTATATCTCAAAAAGCGATGAAGCAGGCTTGTTTCTGGGTATAAATAGCCCCGGTGAGATACCGCCCAACTTTACGCTGTCCCAAAACACTTTTGACCACAATCGCCTACAGTTCGCCGCCTGCATCTGCGACTCTTACAACGAGTCCGAACCCATTCACGTTTGGGATGATGGACAAGTGGGCAATTACTGGAGCGACTACACCGGAGTTGATGCCAACGGCGATGGCATAGGCGACACACCCTACATTATTGATGAGAAAAACCAAGACCGCTACCCCTTAATGTTGCCCGCTGTGGAGTTGCCTATTGAAGAGGCACCGTTTCCGGTTACTTTGGTGGCGGCGGTTTTAGCGGTGATAGTGCTTGTGGCTGTGGGGTTGGTTGTTTTTTGGAAAAGAAAAAGATAA
- a CDS encoding flavodoxin family protein — protein MKVIAFNSSPRKDGNTNRLIQQSLKALQEEGIQTELIQIGGQTLHGCTACGTCRTLKNKQCSITTDDVNSYIQKMIEADGILLGSPTYFSMMTPELKALIDRAGYVAMSNGGMFKRKVGAAVVAVRRAGAMPTFDAINHFFLISGMVVPGSNYWNIGVGRAVGEVENDEEGMRTMTNLGKNMAWLLKKINPP, from the coding sequence TTGAAGGTTATCGCTTTTAACTCAAGTCCAAGAAAAGACGGCAACACAAACCGCCTAATCCAGCAATCACTCAAAGCCCTCCAAGAAGAAGGCATCCAAACCGAACTCATCCAAATCGGCGGACAAACTCTCCATGGATGCACCGCGTGTGGAACCTGCCGTACCCTCAAGAACAAGCAATGTTCAATCACAACCGATGACGTTAACAGTTACATCCAAAAAATGATTGAAGCAGACGGAATCCTTCTGGGTTCACCCACGTACTTTTCCATGATGACCCCAGAATTAAAGGCGCTTATTGACCGTGCAGGCTACGTTGCAATGTCAAACGGGGGAATGTTCAAACGTAAAGTCGGCGCGGCAGTTGTCGCAGTTCGCAGGGCAGGGGCTATGCCAACTTTTGATGCCATCAATCACTTCTTCTTAATCAGTGGAATGGTTGTTCCCGGCTCAAATTACTGGAACATTGGCGTAGGCAGAGCAGTGGGTGAAGTGGAAAATGATGAAGAAGGGATGCGAACCATGACAAATCTTGGCAAAAATATGGCTTGGTTGCTCAAAAAAATAAATCCGCCCTAA
- the hcp gene encoding hydroxylamine reductase — MFCYQCEQTAKGQGCTVAGVCGKNAQVANLQDLLVYKLRELSQLAIQAQKQGVTDEQMSVFTAEALFVTLTNVNFDPKSIAEYINQTEKYIQKLKTKSQVNTPTLKLQTSIDELAEQGKQHGINADPTINEDLHSLQWLLTFGLKGVAAYIYHAYVLGKKDQTVFYFIYQGLAAPMDKSLGVNDFIGLVFKCGEVNLRAMELLDTGNTETYGHPVPTKVPLGHKKGKAILVSGHDLIDLEEILKQTQCTGINVYTHGEMLPTHGYPKLKAYPNFYGHYGTAWFNQQKEFAAFPGAILMTTNCIQRPMDSYKDNIFTSGPVSYPNVPHINGKDFSAVIQKAQELPGFHEDIEGKSVLVGFGHNAALSVAGKIIDSVKAGHIKRFILVGGCDGAKPGRSYYSELVEKAPKNTIILTLACGKFRFFDNELGTIDEIPRLLDIGQCNDAYSAVKIAQALADAFGVGVNDLPLSLVLSWYEQKAVAILLSLLHLGIKDIRLGPSLPAFVSPGILKVLVEKFNIMPIKTADEDLKEIMK, encoded by the coding sequence ATGTTCTGTTACCAATGCGAACAAACAGCCAAAGGACAAGGCTGCACCGTTGCAGGTGTCTGTGGTAAAAACGCGCAAGTCGCCAACCTCCAAGACCTACTCGTCTACAAGTTGCGAGAACTCAGCCAACTCGCCATCCAAGCCCAAAAGCAGGGCGTCACGGATGAGCAGATGAGCGTTTTCACTGCGGAGGCGCTTTTTGTTACTTTAACAAACGTGAACTTTGACCCCAAATCCATCGCAGAGTACATAAACCAAACAGAAAAATATATTCAAAAACTAAAAACCAAAAGTCAAGTCAACACTCCAACCCTAAAACTCCAAACCAGCATCGACGAATTAGCCGAACAAGGAAAACAGCATGGCATAAACGCTGACCCCACAATCAATGAGGATTTGCATTCGCTTCAGTGGTTGCTTACTTTTGGGCTAAAAGGTGTAGCCGCCTACATTTATCACGCGTACGTGCTGGGCAAAAAAGACCAAACCGTCTTTTACTTTATCTATCAGGGTCTCGCGGCACCAATGGATAAGAGTTTGGGCGTGAACGATTTTATCGGGTTAGTTTTCAAGTGCGGTGAAGTCAACCTGCGCGCAATGGAGCTTTTGGATACAGGCAATACAGAGACATATGGGCATCCTGTTCCCACTAAAGTGCCATTGGGACACAAAAAAGGAAAAGCCATCCTCGTATCGGGACATGACCTAATTGACTTAGAGGAGATCCTTAAACAAACCCAATGTACAGGAATCAACGTTTATACTCACGGCGAAATGCTACCCACTCACGGATACCCCAAACTCAAAGCCTACCCCAACTTCTACGGACACTACGGCACAGCATGGTTTAACCAGCAAAAAGAATTCGCTGCGTTCCCCGGTGCGATTCTCATGACCACCAACTGCATACAACGCCCAATGGACAGCTACAAAGACAACATTTTCACCAGTGGACCAGTAAGCTACCCAAACGTTCCCCACATCAACGGCAAAGACTTCAGCGCAGTCATCCAAAAAGCACAAGAACTGCCCGGATTCCACGAGGACATAGAGGGAAAGTCTGTGCTGGTGGGTTTTGGTCATAACGCGGCGCTTAGTGTAGCAGGAAAAATCATTGATTCAGTTAAGGCGGGGCATATTAAACGGTTCATACTAGTTGGTGGGTGCGACGGAGCAAAACCTGGACGTAGCTACTACTCTGAGCTGGTTGAGAAGGCACCTAAAAACACCATAATCCTTACGTTGGCATGTGGTAAATTCCGATTCTTTGATAATGAACTGGGAACAATCGATGAAATCCCCCGCTTACTGGATATTGGGCAATGTAACGATGCTTACTCAGCAGTTAAAATTGCTCAGGCACTGGCAGATGCGTTTGGGGTGGGCGTTAATGATTTGCCGCTCTCGTTGGTGTTGTCATGGTATGAACAAAAAGCTGTCGCGATTCTGCTGTCACTGCTACATTTGGGCATTAAAGATATCCGCTTAGGTCCAAGCCTACCCGCCTTCGTATCACCTGGCATCCTCAAAGTGCTGGTTGAGAAATTCAACATCATGCCCATCAAAACAGCTGACGAAGACCTTAAAGAAATAATGAAGTAA
- a CDS encoding helix-turn-helix domain-containing protein, with amino-acid sequence MVDAWREPYHVVIEVENKDCKMVGKLASLGYKHLKVVDVRSSSSGKVRHLMDVGEDQAKKASQQFKKGLESKSSVWLQSEGCQVCNTILGHDAFLVSGKSIQGNLITYNFMVPTFEAYQGIISDLKNAGYNVNVRKVGKFKAQIEVLTENQERIFWLALKSGFFDYPRQIGMVELASKLGISAATLSEIMRRGTRRLLEHYFKQEL; translated from the coding sequence TTGGTTGATGCCTGGCGTGAACCCTACCACGTAGTAATAGAGGTCGAAAACAAAGACTGCAAAATGGTCGGTAAACTGGCTTCTTTGGGCTACAAGCACCTCAAAGTTGTGGATGTACGCAGCTCCAGCAGTGGCAAAGTACGGCACCTAATGGATGTGGGCGAGGACCAAGCCAAAAAAGCCAGCCAACAATTCAAAAAAGGGCTTGAGAGCAAATCCTCTGTGTGGCTGCAAAGCGAGGGCTGCCAAGTCTGCAACACGATTTTGGGGCATGACGCGTTTTTGGTTTCAGGCAAAAGCATCCAAGGTAACCTCATCACGTACAATTTCATGGTACCCACCTTCGAGGCGTATCAAGGCATCATCAGCGACCTAAAAAATGCAGGATACAACGTGAACGTGCGCAAAGTTGGTAAGTTCAAAGCGCAAATTGAGGTTTTAACGGAAAATCAGGAACGGATTTTTTGGTTGGCGCTGAAGAGTGGCTTTTTTGATTATCCTCGGCAGATTGGCATGGTGGAGTTGGCGTCGAAGTTGGGGATTAGTGCAGCGACGTTGTCGGAGATTATGCGGCGGGGCACAAGACGATTGCTGGAGCATTATTTTAAGCAAGAACTGTAG
- a CDS encoding ABC transporter permease, translated as MKLQRVTALTKKELKKTIREPAALFMIFLFPIVFVLAFGLSFGGVGGDATVTYQVGIVNLDGQGAQPFTDVLSNVTMLNVNLYDSNQTVQDDLSQGKIQAAIIIPQTFSESITTYHTFPDDSSQWVNSTVALYLDQGSLVATQAIPPIIQQVLGGLFSQNQQTNQSPIELQSASLTVKQASTFDYFAPGMFTFASVFMIMIVAQSFTGDRESGMMKRIRITPTTPTEFITSQVVSYLAIAFIQAAIMFGMIYALGFRPEVGIPVYTFAFLMVLVFSVSNVGFGLITATITKSSGAATGLSFLFLLPQMFLGTFVGASLSGAAQEAGKVVPSYYVTDALTSLFLRGASITSATVLLDFGVVVVSCVAILAVGIVLYGKYFKV; from the coding sequence ATGAAACTGCAAAGAGTCACGGCATTAACCAAAAAGGAACTCAAAAAAACCATCCGTGAACCCGCAGCACTGTTTATGATTTTTTTGTTCCCAATTGTGTTTGTGCTTGCGTTTGGTTTGTCTTTTGGCGGCGTCGGCGGCGATGCAACAGTAACATATCAGGTGGGCATTGTCAACCTTGATGGTCAAGGCGCTCAGCCATTTACTGATGTCCTCTCAAACGTGACTATGCTAAACGTCAACCTTTATGACAGCAACCAAACCGTGCAGGATGATTTAAGTCAAGGAAAAATTCAAGCAGCAATAATCATACCCCAAACCTTTAGCGAAAGCATAACCACCTACCACACGTTCCCCGATGATTCCAGCCAATGGGTCAACTCAACCGTCGCATTATATCTTGACCAAGGCTCACTAGTTGCCACGCAAGCGATTCCGCCAATCATCCAACAGGTGCTCGGAGGACTCTTTAGCCAAAACCAGCAGACAAACCAGAGCCCCATTGAGCTGCAAAGTGCTTCATTGACCGTTAAGCAGGCATCCACGTTTGATTATTTTGCGCCGGGCATGTTCACGTTTGCATCCGTGTTCATGATTATGATTGTTGCCCAATCCTTCACCGGTGATAGGGAAAGCGGCATGATGAAACGCATCCGCATAACACCAACAACACCCACCGAATTCATCACCAGCCAGGTAGTTTCATACTTAGCAATAGCGTTTATTCAGGCAGCAATAATGTTTGGCATGATTTACGCTTTGGGCTTTAGACCAGAAGTAGGCATCCCAGTGTACACCTTCGCGTTCCTGATGGTGCTGGTATTTAGCGTATCCAACGTGGGCTTTGGCTTAATCACAGCAACAATTACAAAATCTTCAGGTGCAGCCACAGGCTTAAGCTTCCTGTTCTTGCTACCGCAAATGTTCCTTGGCACCTTCGTAGGAGCATCCCTATCAGGCGCAGCACAAGAAGCAGGTAAAGTGGTACCCAGCTACTACGTCACCGACGCCCTCACATCACTGTTCCTTCGGGGAGCCTCAATCACAAGTGCAACGGTGCTGTTGGACTTTGGGGTTGTTGTGGTTTCGTGCGTGGCAATCTTAGCAGTGGGCATAGTGCTGTACGGAAAATACTTCAAAGTCTAA
- a CDS encoding ABC transporter ATP-binding protein, giving the protein MSESAIVIENLTKKYEDKTAVDNLTLQVAKGELFGLLGPNGAGKTTTISIICGLIKPSSGTANIMGYNVQKDTQKVKELLGVCIQETAIYPYLNAYENLELFGKLYCMNKKTIRQRSKMLLEKMGLSEDAKRLTAKYSGGMKRRLSLALALIHDPQIEFLDEPTVALDPQSRHAVWDFIKEQKAQGKTIILTTHYMEEAEELCDRVGIIDHGKLIALGTPKDLIKEAGVKNLEEVFIQLTGRNMREEI; this is encoded by the coding sequence TTGAGTGAATCAGCAATAGTAATTGAGAATTTAACCAAAAAATATGAAGATAAAACCGCCGTGGACAACCTCACCCTTCAAGTTGCGAAAGGGGAACTCTTCGGGCTTCTGGGGCCCAACGGCGCAGGCAAAACAACAACAATAAGCATCATCTGCGGCCTAATCAAACCATCCAGCGGCACAGCCAACATCATGGGCTACAACGTGCAAAAAGACACACAAAAAGTCAAAGAACTACTTGGCGTTTGCATTCAAGAAACCGCCATTTACCCATACCTAAATGCGTACGAAAACCTTGAGCTTTTCGGCAAACTCTACTGCATGAACAAGAAAACAATTCGTCAAAGAAGCAAAATGCTGCTGGAAAAAATGGGTTTATCGGAAGATGCGAAAAGGTTAACGGCTAAGTACAGTGGCGGCATGAAACGCAGGCTCAGCCTCGCATTAGCGCTTATCCATGACCCACAAATCGAGTTTCTGGATGAACCAACCGTAGCGTTAGACCCACAGTCAAGACATGCAGTTTGGGATTTTATTAAAGAACAAAAAGCCCAAGGCAAAACCATCATCCTAACCACGCATTACATGGAAGAAGCCGAAGAACTCTGCGACCGAGTCGGCATAATTGACCATGGCAAACTCATCGCGCTGGGCACACCCAAAGACCTCATCAAAGAAGCAGGAGTCAAAAACCTTGAAGAAGTCTTCATCCAGCTCACAGGACGCAACATGAGGGAGGAAATCTAA
- a CDS encoding AsnC family transcriptional regulator, with protein sequence MDKVDIILCQLLMYNSRRSYRELADKLDLSVTAVHNRIQALIDHGVIPRFNASPSFLAQNAVHVIIFGNSKANIIRAVKPKLEAHGSIYWLAVGGGNVLYIGAYLRDIAELDALVRFVRENAEISEPTVGLTVSPLPANIQIDKVPKLCELDYKIIRSLKDDARKATSIIAEELGVSAKTVRRRLTRMINNYLVELSIDWYPDHDHDIITIFHVKLKKETTPNMSLQILQKHYPNTLFYWAFSNIPDECIFMVWTPTTKELKQLRESFETEPAVECVAPNIIYTGYILPCWRKNDF encoded by the coding sequence TTGGATAAAGTTGACATTATCCTATGCCAACTACTGATGTACAATTCGCGGCGCTCATATAGAGAACTCGCTGACAAACTTGACCTCTCCGTAACCGCCGTGCACAACCGCATTCAAGCCCTAATCGACCACGGAGTAATCCCAAGATTCAACGCTTCACCCAGTTTCCTAGCACAAAACGCCGTCCACGTCATCATTTTCGGCAACTCAAAAGCCAACATAATCAGGGCAGTAAAGCCCAAACTGGAAGCACATGGGTCAATTTACTGGTTAGCTGTGGGAGGCGGAAACGTTCTCTACATTGGCGCATATTTGAGAGATATTGCGGAGTTGGATGCGCTGGTGCGTTTTGTGAGAGAAAATGCGGAAATTTCTGAACCCACTGTTGGGTTAACAGTTTCGCCTCTGCCCGCAAATATCCAAATCGATAAGGTGCCAAAGCTTTGCGAGTTGGACTACAAAATCATCCGCTCCCTCAAAGACGACGCACGCAAGGCAACAAGCATCATAGCTGAAGAATTGGGGGTTTCAGCTAAAACGGTTAGGCGCAGACTTACACGGATGATAAACAATTACTTGGTTGAGTTATCGATAGACTGGTACCCTGACCACGACCATGACATAATAACGATTTTCCACGTTAAACTAAAAAAAGAAACCACACCCAACATGTCCCTTCAGATTCTACAAAAACACTACCCCAACACACTCTTCTACTGGGCATTTAGCAACATACCTGACGAATGCATTTTCATGGTTTGGACACCCACAACCAAAGAGCTAAAGCAACTTCGAGAAAGCTTCGAAACTGAACCGGCTGTTGAGTGCGTGGCGCCAAACATCATTTATACAGGCTACATTTTACCGTGCTGGCGCAAAAACGATTTTTAG